The following nucleotide sequence is from Nitratidesulfovibrio termitidis HI1.
GGGGCGACTGTCTGGCTGGCCGCGCCCGCCGTTATCGCCGCAGATACGCGCCCATCCCCCAAAGTGCAATCGGGGCGGGCCATCGGCCCGCCCCGCGTGAAAGGACAATGGCTGCGGCCGGACCGCGCGCCTAATACACCACGTTGTACGACATGACCTCCGGCCGGTGGAAGTGGAATTCCACACGCCGGTTCTTGCTGCGGCTTTCGGGGGTGGTGTTGGGTTCCAGGGGGCGCGTATCGGCATAGGCGATGCCGCGCAACCGGGTGGGCTTGATGCCCCCGTGCTCGATGATGTAGCGCACGGCAGCAGCAGCCCGGGCGCCGGAAAGTTCCCAGTTCGAGGGATACGGACTGCCTGCGGCCACTTCGCCGCTGTCGCTGTGGCCGCGCACCATCAGGTACAGATTGTACTCGCGCAATATCTTGATGACCTCGTCCAGCACCTTGCTGCCTTCCGGCACCAGTTCCGCCGAACCGGCCTTGAACATCACGTCGCTGTTCACCCGCAGCAGCACCCCCACGTCGTCGGCGCTGATACCGCTGGCGTTCTGCGGAATGGCGTCGGCCATCAGCATCTGCTTCAGCTTCTGGGCGATGGCGTAGTGCGACTTTTCGGTTTCCGACACCTTGAAGTCGCGCGTGTCCAACTTGTCCACCCCCTGCACGAAGGGGTTGTTGGCCACCGGCGAAACGTTGCTCGAATCGAACAGCGACCGCTCGGTGGAGAAGTAGCCCGCCAGCGCCTGCTTGGTCTCCGGCGGAGTCATGTTCAGAATCCACATCAACAGAAAGAAGGCCATCATCGCCGTCACGAAGTCGGCGTAGGCAACTTTCCATGATCCACCGCCAGCCATGGCGTTCCTCCCC
It contains:
- a CDS encoding OmpA/MotB family protein gives rise to the protein MAGGGSWKVAYADFVTAMMAFFLLMWILNMTPPETKQALAGYFSTERSLFDSSNVSPVANNPFVQGVDKLDTRDFKVSETEKSHYAIAQKLKQMLMADAIPQNASGISADDVGVLLRVNSDVMFKAGSAELVPEGSKVLDEVIKILREYNLYLMVRGHSDSGEVAAGSPYPSNWELSGARAAAAVRYIIEHGGIKPTRLRGIAYADTRPLEPNTTPESRSKNRRVEFHFHRPEVMSYNVVY